Proteins encoded in a region of the Planococcus shixiaomingii genome:
- a CDS encoding UDP-N-acetylmuramoyl-L-alanyl-D-glutamate--2,6-diaminopimelate ligase, which produces MKLKNLISELSIKNNVDKNLLDQTVLGIAENSLLVEPGFLFIAVKGHGRDGHHFIEQAVENGASIIIGELDRIDVPVPYIQVQDSRKAVGRIANKFYHNPSKDKLMIGITGTNGKTTTSYMLKHIFESNGKSCAVIGTIQNIVNGKTIKSTNTTPSSLVAHQLLAASTDDVVIMEVSSHGLVQHRIAGIEFDFCLFTNLHHEHLDYHGTLSNYFQAKALLFQHLKPTGQAIVSTDTVWGLKLADMLKSKGIPTREVGQTIENDSQRVIFNPENSTIELLKEGEAFTVPSSLAGLHNLYNTLLAYATAEASGINKNRIADSLADFKGVAGRLELFKMHNGATVIIDYAHTPDAILHVLTTAKQLGAKKVVHIFGFRGNRDISKRKDMLFVSSDLSDQYILTLDDLNSVSCADMLSELTLLNDSYGNEKGLIVPDRTLAIKLAMEYSQSNDYIVITGKGHETYQQPFQLSTPSDQETVNYILNLLVAAKS; this is translated from the coding sequence ATGAAACTCAAAAACCTAATAAGCGAACTTTCGATTAAAAACAACGTGGATAAAAACTTGTTAGACCAAACGGTTCTTGGCATAGCGGAGAATTCTTTGCTGGTGGAGCCCGGGTTTCTTTTTATTGCGGTGAAAGGCCACGGCCGAGATGGCCATCATTTTATAGAGCAGGCTGTTGAAAACGGAGCGTCCATCATCATTGGCGAGCTGGACCGAATCGATGTGCCCGTTCCCTACATCCAAGTACAAGATAGCCGAAAAGCAGTGGGCCGCATTGCGAACAAGTTTTATCACAACCCGTCAAAGGATAAGCTGATGATCGGCATCACGGGAACGAACGGAAAAACAACGACGAGTTACATGTTAAAGCATATTTTCGAAAGCAACGGGAAATCTTGCGCCGTTATCGGAACGATTCAGAATATCGTTAATGGCAAAACCATTAAAAGCACCAATACGACCCCGAGTTCACTCGTCGCACATCAACTCTTGGCTGCCAGCACTGATGACGTGGTCATCATGGAAGTGTCATCACACGGATTGGTTCAGCACCGAATAGCGGGAATAGAGTTTGATTTTTGTTTGTTTACCAACCTTCACCACGAACATTTGGATTACCATGGTACGCTCAGCAATTACTTTCAAGCAAAAGCGCTGTTGTTCCAACACTTGAAACCAACAGGCCAGGCTATTGTCAGTACTGACACGGTCTGGGGGTTGAAACTAGCTGACATGCTGAAAAGCAAAGGAATTCCAACACGGGAAGTGGGGCAAACGATAGAAAACGACTCACAGCGAGTTATTTTTAATCCCGAAAATTCGACGATTGAATTGCTGAAAGAAGGAGAAGCGTTCACTGTCCCCTCTTCTCTTGCTGGACTGCACAATTTGTACAATACGCTTCTGGCATATGCCACGGCTGAAGCAAGCGGCATCAACAAAAACAGGATAGCGGATTCGCTGGCCGATTTCAAAGGGGTAGCTGGCCGATTGGAGCTGTTCAAAATGCATAACGGGGCGACGGTCATAATTGACTATGCCCATACGCCCGATGCTATTCTTCATGTCTTAACGACTGCCAAGCAATTGGGGGCTAAAAAGGTTGTCCATATTTTCGGTTTCCGGGGCAACAGAGACATCAGCAAAAGAAAAGACATGTTGTTCGTCAGTTCCGATTTAAGTGACCAATACATCTTGACCCTAGATGACTTGAATTCCGTGTCCTGTGCCGATATGTTGAGCGAATTAACCCTCTTGAATGACAGTTACGGCAATGAAAAAGGGCTGATTGTACCGGATCGCACATTGGCCATTAAGCTGGCAATGGAATACAGCCAGTCGAATGATTACATAGTCATCACTGGCAAAGGCCATGAAACATACCAGCAGCCTTTTCAGCTTTCGACCCCTTCCGATCAAGAGACGGTAAATTACATCTTAAATTTGCTGGTAGCGGCGAAGTCATAG
- the psiE gene encoding phosphate-starvation-inducible protein PsiE yields MKIKDKLGVVSIGIHHLLQMILNVSLVFLAVILSFQLLKELIVFSQFMVTNTDSNDYQSFFSRILVFFLYFEFIAMIVKYFKENYHFPLRYFMYIGITAMVRLIIVEHDNPLHTLYYSLVILILIIGYFIMNITPRERVASKWFFKNQATN; encoded by the coding sequence ATGAAGATAAAAGATAAACTTGGCGTGGTATCAATTGGTATTCATCACTTGCTTCAAATGATCTTGAATGTATCGCTCGTTTTTCTCGCGGTGATTCTGTCGTTTCAATTGCTGAAGGAATTGATTGTCTTCAGCCAGTTTATGGTGACCAATACCGACAGCAACGACTATCAAAGCTTTTTCTCCCGCATTCTCGTATTCTTTTTGTATTTCGAATTTATCGCCATGATCGTTAAGTACTTTAAAGAAAACTACCATTTCCCGCTGCGCTATTTCATGTATATCGGCATAACGGCGATGGTTAGGCTAATCATCGTTGAACACGACAACCCGCTGCACACCTTGTATTACTCCTTGGTGATTTTGATTCTGATTATCGGCTATTTCATCATGAACATCACCCCTAGGGAGCGGGTAGCCAGCAAATGGTTCTTTAAAAACCAAGCAACCAATTAA
- a CDS encoding 3' terminal RNA ribose 2'-O-methyltransferase Hen1: protein MQLTIQAAGENVKAISYLLAKNPNNIYERSNKGHMVRFFYSKCTDTELEATIFVTPDPLELIQNKSNSYDITHYINDREFAVSSIFTSFIRSALGTALNGQPKEEYAEWVNHRFPFRFEFGPVASSLTDQQLKELFEPIGYEVTITRPEIDYSIHIKDRSSVRTISLAGMQTLQNGLRHLFVLIPVIDNYKHYFIDEKEIEKLERYGEGWLETHPLRDFIYRQALRFKEIYSLVEAANTPLEKKEPAKAVRLNDLRYKKIIELLETRKPSSVVDFGSGEGKLTSKLGFLNGVQEILAVEPSQSATLKAVERFTKLQDDDLFTMPTTMWGSLFYFDERLQGKDAMVLCEVIEHIDEPRLPKALDTILHNYQPASLIISTPNREYNEVYAMEDHFRHADHRFEWTRTEFENWCNERNHQNLYELEFHGIGEEQSLYGHPTQLCMFKRKEEQS from the coding sequence ATGCAATTAACCATTCAAGCTGCCGGGGAAAACGTCAAAGCCATTTCCTATTTACTGGCGAAGAACCCGAACAATATATACGAACGCAGCAACAAAGGGCACATGGTGCGCTTTTTTTACAGCAAATGCACCGATACGGAACTTGAAGCGACGATTTTTGTCACTCCGGATCCGCTCGAACTCATTCAAAATAAATCAAATTCTTATGACATAACCCACTACATAAACGACCGGGAGTTTGCCGTCAGTAGCATTTTCACTTCGTTTATCCGCTCGGCGCTCGGCACCGCGCTCAACGGCCAGCCAAAAGAGGAATACGCGGAATGGGTCAATCACCGGTTTCCGTTCCGTTTTGAATTCGGTCCGGTGGCGTCTTCGCTGACCGACCAACAACTAAAAGAGTTATTCGAACCCATCGGCTACGAAGTGACCATCACCCGTCCCGAAATCGACTACTCCATCCACATCAAAGACCGGAGTTCGGTGCGCACCATTTCGCTTGCGGGCATGCAAACGCTGCAAAATGGCCTGCGCCATTTGTTCGTCTTGATACCGGTCATCGATAACTACAAGCATTACTTTATCGATGAAAAGGAAATTGAGAAGCTGGAGCGCTACGGCGAAGGCTGGCTGGAAACGCATCCCTTGCGCGACTTCATTTACCGGCAAGCGCTGCGCTTCAAAGAAATCTACAGTTTGGTGGAAGCTGCCAATACGCCACTAGAGAAAAAGGAACCGGCAAAAGCGGTCCGCTTGAATGATCTGCGCTACAAAAAAATTATCGAGCTGTTAGAGACAAGAAAACCCAGCAGTGTAGTTGATTTCGGTTCCGGTGAAGGAAAGCTCACTTCTAAGCTCGGATTCCTCAATGGCGTTCAGGAGATTTTGGCAGTTGAGCCTTCCCAGTCAGCGACATTAAAAGCGGTGGAGCGGTTCACGAAGCTGCAGGATGATGACCTCTTTACAATGCCAACGACCATGTGGGGTTCGCTGTTTTATTTTGACGAGCGGCTGCAAGGTAAAGATGCGATGGTTCTATGCGAAGTGATTGAGCATATCGATGAGCCGCGTTTGCCAAAGGCACTAGATACCATTTTGCATAATTACCAGCCTGCATCTCTGATTATTTCGACGCCTAACCGCGAATACAACGAAGTATACGCTATGGAAGATCATTTCCGGCACGCGGATCACCGCTTTGAGTGGACCCGCACGGAATTCGAAAACTGGTGCAACGAACGGAACCACCAGAACCTGTACGAACTCGAATTCCATGGCATCGGGGAAGAACAGTCTCTCTACGGGCATCCGACTCAATTATGCATGTTTAAAAGAAAGGAAGAACAATCATGA
- the nhaC gene encoding Na+/H+ antiporter NhaC: MFHIKEVISPSLKEALLLVFLIVATISVSLVQFGAAPHLPILVSILLLIGYGLIKKVPYHLLESGLVKGAGAGMSAVFLFFFIGILISSWMMSGTIPTLIYAGFHLITPLFFFAIVFVISSIVGLAIGSSLTTVATVGVAFIGMASVLDVSLAITAGAIVSGAFFGDKMSPVSDTTNLAASIVHVDLFTHIRNMGWTTVPAFIISLVIFAFLSPDVAVTDVEKIMAFQEGLLKTGGIHWYAVLPIVLLIILTLMKVPAMLNLALSSIAAIALAYLHQSYHVSEVLSMLFSGYVSATGFADVDALLTRGGMQSMFFTIGLVLLSLSMGGLLFTLGIVQTLLGKIEKLLNKVSSAIAAAAMTAIGINILIGEQYLSILLTGQAFQGQFDKLGLTGKNLSRVMEDAGTVVNPLVPWSVCGIFITSVLGVSTLSYLPFAFFCLLCPILTVIFGFTGKTLTYKQAE, encoded by the coding sequence ATGTTTCACATTAAAGAAGTCATATCACCATCATTAAAAGAAGCGCTTTTGTTGGTCTTTCTGATTGTGGCAACAATCAGCGTGAGTTTGGTCCAGTTTGGCGCTGCGCCGCATTTGCCTATCTTGGTTTCCATCCTCCTGTTGATTGGCTACGGCCTCATCAAAAAAGTGCCCTACCATCTGCTTGAAAGCGGGTTGGTTAAAGGCGCTGGAGCGGGCATGAGCGCCGTGTTCTTGTTTTTCTTTATCGGCATCTTGATCAGCAGCTGGATGATGAGCGGGACCATCCCGACGCTTATTTACGCCGGGTTCCACCTCATCACGCCATTATTTTTCTTTGCCATCGTTTTTGTAATTTCATCTATCGTCGGCTTGGCGATCGGCAGTTCTTTGACTACTGTTGCAACAGTTGGCGTTGCGTTCATCGGCATGGCTAGCGTTCTTGATGTGTCGCTTGCTATAACAGCCGGTGCCATCGTTTCCGGTGCGTTTTTCGGTGATAAGATGTCGCCGGTATCGGATACGACAAATTTGGCAGCTTCCATCGTTCACGTTGATTTGTTCACCCATATTCGCAATATGGGCTGGACAACGGTTCCGGCGTTTATCATTTCATTGGTGATTTTTGCATTTCTTTCACCGGACGTCGCCGTTACTGACGTTGAAAAAATCATGGCATTTCAGGAAGGCCTGTTAAAAACAGGCGGAATCCACTGGTATGCCGTATTGCCAATCGTCTTGTTAATTATCTTAACCCTCATGAAAGTGCCGGCAATGTTGAACTTGGCCCTTTCGTCAATTGCGGCCATCGCTTTAGCTTATTTACATCAAAGCTACCATGTCTCAGAAGTGCTCAGCATGCTCTTCAGTGGATATGTGTCGGCTACAGGCTTCGCAGATGTGGATGCCCTATTGACACGTGGGGGCATGCAAAGCATGTTCTTCACCATCGGTCTCGTGTTGCTCTCTCTCAGCATGGGTGGGTTACTGTTTACACTCGGCATCGTGCAAACGTTGCTCGGGAAAATCGAGAAACTGTTAAACAAAGTTTCATCTGCTATCGCTGCCGCAGCCATGACCGCCATTGGCATCAATATTTTGATCGGTGAGCAATACTTGTCCATTCTGTTGACCGGACAAGCGTTCCAAGGCCAGTTTGATAAGCTCGGCCTTACCGGCAAAAACTTGAGCCGCGTCATGGAAGATGCAGGCACTGTAGTGAATCCTCTCGTTCCGTGGAGCGTGTGCGGCATTTTCATCACGTCGGTATTAGGGGTTTCTACACTTTCTTACTTGCCGTTCGCCTTTTTCTGCCTGCTTTGTCCAATACTGACAGTAATTTTCGGATTCACTGGCAAAACATTAACTTATAAGCAAGCAGAATAA
- a CDS encoding ATP-binding protein yields MKIGMPHAGIVLLIGPSNSGKSTLLTKLINDQIILASEVVSSDQFRVLVSDKEFIDWTNKPQDEAAGLMDEYGAISTEAFTMMDALIETRCRLNKISFVDATHLHSDDRKRYVALAEKNNVPIISFVFDIPEAELLQRDELRDLPRGRRRIKQQFQVFSKEKRWIKKKASPLSIR; encoded by the coding sequence ATGAAAATCGGTATGCCTCACGCAGGGATTGTCTTGCTCATCGGACCGTCCAACAGCGGGAAATCCACCCTGCTTACGAAACTAATCAACGACCAAATCATACTGGCATCGGAAGTGGTCTCTTCAGATCAATTCCGCGTGCTGGTCAGCGACAAGGAATTCATCGACTGGACCAACAAACCGCAAGACGAAGCGGCCGGTTTAATGGACGAATACGGAGCCATTTCCACTGAAGCGTTCACGATGATGGACGCTCTTATTGAAACCCGTTGCCGCTTGAACAAAATCTCGTTTGTGGATGCTACGCACTTGCACTCGGATGACCGAAAACGCTATGTCGCGCTGGCGGAGAAAAACAACGTGCCGATCATTTCTTTCGTATTTGATATTCCAGAAGCAGAGTTGCTCCAGCGCGACGAATTGCGGGACTTGCCGCGCGGCAGACGGCGCATCAAGCAGCAATTCCAAGTGTTCTCGAAAGAAAAACGCTGGATTAAAAAGAAGGCTTCGCCTCTGTCTATACGATAA
- a CDS encoding nucleic acid-binding protein: MKKICHQCQTDMIGNCKVSIEGAMYGIKISRKGQGLFQKAAAKPQAAVCPNCGYVALYIEEPEQFLL; the protein is encoded by the coding sequence ATGAAAAAAATTTGCCATCAATGCCAAACTGACATGATCGGTAATTGCAAAGTGTCAATTGAAGGAGCTATGTACGGAATCAAAATAAGCCGAAAAGGCCAGGGGCTATTCCAAAAAGCAGCCGCTAAACCCCAAGCGGCGGTCTGCCCAAATTGCGGTTATGTGGCTTTATACATAGAGGAACCGGAACAGTTTCTATTATGA
- a CDS encoding ring-cleaving dioxygenase, with protein sequence MNHIKGMHHVTAITSSAEKNYEFFTYVLGMRLVKKTVNQDDIQTYHLFFADDKGSAGTDMTFFDFPGIQKGTHGTNEIFKTSFRVPTDAALEYWVKRFDKYEVKHTGIIEQFGKQTLSFVDFDDQQYMLISDEHNKGIPSGTPWQKGPVPLEFAITGLGPIHIRIAQFDYLKEVLEKVMLFREIGNEGSLHLFEVGEGGNGAQVIIEHNTTLPQGRQGFGTVHHAAFRVEDRAVLDEWTQRLERFGFGTSGYVDRFFFESLYARVAPGLLFEWATDGPGFLGDEPYETVGEKLSLPPFLEEKRAQIEKMVRPIDTVRSTIEFEKEYL encoded by the coding sequence ATGAATCACATTAAAGGAATGCACCACGTCACCGCCATCACCAGCAGTGCCGAAAAGAATTATGAGTTTTTCACGTACGTCTTAGGCATGCGCTTGGTCAAGAAAACCGTTAACCAGGACGATATCCAAACGTATCATTTGTTTTTTGCGGACGACAAAGGATCAGCCGGGACCGATATGACGTTTTTCGATTTTCCGGGCATCCAAAAAGGGACGCATGGCACCAATGAAATCTTCAAAACCTCGTTCCGCGTGCCGACCGACGCAGCGCTTGAGTATTGGGTGAAACGCTTTGATAAATACGAAGTGAAACATACGGGGATTATAGAGCAGTTCGGCAAGCAGACGTTGTCGTTTGTTGACTTTGACGATCAGCAGTACATGCTGATATCGGATGAGCACAACAAAGGCATTCCTTCCGGGACGCCTTGGCAAAAAGGGCCGGTGCCGCTGGAGTTTGCCATTACCGGACTCGGGCCAATCCATATTCGCATCGCCCAATTTGACTATTTGAAAGAAGTATTGGAAAAAGTCATGTTGTTCCGGGAAATTGGCAATGAAGGTTCGTTGCATTTATTTGAAGTAGGAGAAGGCGGCAACGGCGCGCAAGTCATTATCGAGCACAACACTACCTTGCCGCAAGGACGCCAAGGTTTCGGAACGGTTCACCATGCCGCTTTCCGCGTTGAAGACCGTGCCGTGTTGGACGAATGGACCCAGCGCTTGGAACGGTTCGGCTTCGGCACTTCCGGTTACGTCGACCGCTTCTTCTTTGAATCGCTGTACGCACGCGTTGCACCTGGCCTCTTATTTGAATGGGCGACAGACGGCCCTGGATTCTTAGGCGATGAGCCGTATGAAACCGTCGGTGAGAAATTGTCGCTGCCACCGTTCCTTGAAGAGAAACGCGCGCAAATCGAAAAGATGGTCCGCCCGATCGATACTGTCCGCAGTACGATTGAGTTTGAAAAAGAATATTTGTAA
- a CDS encoding DMT family transporter, which yields MEQKFALVLIAAAASLWGIIGLFVSGLYEMGFTATQVVAIRAISASCFLVIYALLKNRHSLKIKVVDSKYFIGTGIISIVLFNWCLFKAIEETSISVATILLYTAPVFVTLFSRILFKEALTPRKIGALAITLVGCSLVIGVLPGMNETISFYGLLLGLGAGLFYALYSIFGKYALQKYDSLTVTVFTFLFAAAAITPFSGIWQMTSLLQNPSVWLYAFGIGLFSTVLPFLFYTKGLEIIESSRASIIATIEPVVAVVVGIMIFSEHLNLWQYIGISFVIGAVLLVRETKKQSESVPTATLTKLN from the coding sequence TTGGAGCAAAAATTCGCTTTAGTATTGATTGCGGCGGCGGCTTCGTTATGGGGCATTATTGGTTTATTTGTTTCCGGCCTTTACGAGATGGGCTTTACGGCCACTCAAGTCGTGGCTATACGCGCCATTTCTGCAAGCTGTTTTTTGGTCATATATGCCTTACTCAAAAATCGCCATTCACTGAAAATAAAAGTGGTCGACAGCAAATACTTTATCGGCACTGGCATCATCAGCATCGTCTTGTTCAATTGGTGTTTGTTTAAAGCGATTGAGGAAACGTCGATTTCAGTTGCAACGATTCTTTTGTATACCGCACCTGTTTTTGTCACCCTTTTTTCTAGAATCCTCTTTAAAGAAGCACTGACTCCTCGGAAAATTGGCGCACTGGCTATTACGCTTGTGGGATGCTCACTCGTCATCGGAGTTCTGCCCGGAATGAACGAAACCATTTCTTTTTACGGACTTCTCTTAGGACTCGGAGCAGGCCTGTTTTATGCACTTTATAGCATTTTCGGAAAATACGCTTTACAAAAATATGACTCTCTTACCGTCACGGTCTTTACGTTTTTATTTGCAGCGGCCGCCATCACGCCATTTAGTGGTATATGGCAAATGACTTCGCTGTTACAAAATCCGAGTGTTTGGCTTTACGCTTTTGGAATTGGTCTTTTCTCGACAGTACTGCCATTTCTCTTTTATACAAAGGGCTTAGAAATTATCGAATCCAGCCGCGCTTCAATCATTGCAACGATTGAACCGGTAGTCGCTGTGGTGGTAGGAATCATGATTTTCAGTGAACACCTGAACCTCTGGCAGTACATAGGCATTTCCTTTGTTATCGGAGCAGTATTGTTGGTGCGGGAAACGAAAAAACAGTCCGAATCTGTCCCGACAGCAACACTTACAAAACTAAATTGA
- a CDS encoding glycine/sarcosine/betaine reductase selenoprotein B family protein has product MKMKTKIKSKLSRAFAYNFSGAYEKFTMSHMNEYEGVPETVLTKPLKECTVALVSTAGVHLKSDLPFDVDNPAGDHTFRLIPGDADEKELTVTHIYYDTKFAKTDPSIVFPLQQLRDMAETGDIGAVASANIGLNGGILDTQLVEQESIPQVVKLIRNENIDIVLLVPG; this is encoded by the coding sequence ATGAAAATGAAGACAAAAATCAAATCGAAGTTGTCCCGAGCATTCGCCTATAATTTTTCGGGTGCGTATGAAAAGTTCACGATGAGCCATATGAACGAATATGAAGGTGTTCCCGAAACGGTGTTAACCAAACCCCTAAAGGAGTGCACCGTGGCACTGGTATCGACTGCCGGTGTGCACTTGAAATCCGATTTGCCGTTTGACGTTGACAACCCGGCAGGTGACCATACATTCCGGCTTATTCCAGGCGATGCAGATGAAAAAGAGTTGACGGTGACCCATATTTATTACGACACGAAATTCGCCAAAACCGATCCCTCGATCGTCTTCCCGCTCCAGCAGCTGAGAGACATGGCGGAGACTGGAGACATCGGAGCTGTGGCAAGTGCCAACATCGGGCTGAACGGCGGCATCCTGGACACCCAATTGGTCGAACAGGAAAGCATCCCACAAGTGGTAAAACTTATTCGAAATGAAAACATCGATATCGTGCTGCTCGTGCCTGGCTGA
- a CDS encoding metallophosphoesterase, translated as MEFFRRTNPLEKDIGSGIDVIGDVHGCFEELIELLVKMDYRENEDGLFVHPQGRKFVSVGDVMSRGPASLETMRFFQRHVVAELAYMIDSNHGWKIARWLDGRNVVLSHGDEKVEQEFVAFEQAEGSEKAAALKIALKEFLLEAPSHLVFTKNGVPVLVSAHAGIKDEFIGKESAAVRDFCRYGDTGGFDQHGKPVRKDWTVFHATRSLIVWGHDPKPRPLVINNTINIDQGVVFGGALTAYRYPERDFVSVAAKENYAGTTDNPLYEWERNRLNPPNIAKFLHGYSVLTEELGEVKVQPEIVKPAIDAVSHFTVPIEQLVYIPPTMSPTPKPSRLADFLEHPQEAIDYYRSNGIETLIAEKKHMGSRAVLLLFENKEAALKHTGMETLGIIHTRTGKRFFDAETEQLVVERLNRELAQKDYFRKYGTDFVLLDAEVMPWNLKAKELINGQYAHVAENAILDRSSLLTKLSNASAGNEELKKWLGEYEQKLENAHTFRDVFQKYCWEVDGVESIQIAPFHVLAHSEETFFDKPHTWHMAMNREFAEGSELFVATEFKVIRDEASEQEVIDWWRQMTEEGHEGIVIKPESYVARNRGKLLQPAIKVRGSKYLSIIYGMDYLEPENLCCLKNRNTGKKQKMALKEFALGLEGISRFQNGESIERVHECVLATLALESDPVDPRL; from the coding sequence TTGGAATTCTTCCGCCGCACGAACCCGCTTGAGAAAGACATCGGCTCTGGGATAGACGTGATCGGTGATGTCCACGGCTGCTTTGAGGAATTGATTGAACTGCTCGTGAAAATGGATTACCGGGAGAATGAAGACGGCTTGTTCGTCCATCCGCAAGGGCGCAAGTTTGTGTCGGTCGGCGATGTCATGAGCCGAGGACCGGCTTCTTTGGAAACGATGCGTTTTTTCCAGCGCCATGTTGTGGCGGAGCTCGCTTATATGATCGACAGCAACCACGGCTGGAAAATCGCCCGGTGGCTGGATGGCCGCAACGTGGTTCTTAGCCACGGCGATGAAAAAGTGGAACAGGAATTCGTTGCCTTCGAGCAAGCGGAAGGAAGCGAAAAAGCGGCAGCGCTGAAAATCGCTTTAAAAGAGTTTTTACTCGAAGCGCCTTCTCATTTGGTGTTCACAAAAAATGGCGTACCGGTCTTAGTTAGTGCGCATGCCGGCATCAAAGACGAATTCATCGGCAAAGAGTCGGCTGCCGTCCGTGATTTTTGCCGTTACGGCGATACGGGCGGATTCGATCAACACGGAAAACCGGTCCGGAAAGACTGGACCGTTTTCCATGCTACCCGTTCTTTAATCGTCTGGGGGCATGATCCAAAGCCCCGGCCTTTAGTGATCAACAACACCATCAACATTGACCAAGGCGTGGTTTTTGGCGGCGCGTTGACGGCTTACCGCTATCCGGAGCGGGACTTCGTATCCGTCGCCGCTAAAGAGAACTACGCCGGCACGACGGATAACCCGCTATACGAATGGGAGAGAAACCGGTTGAACCCGCCGAACATCGCCAAGTTCCTGCATGGCTATTCGGTCTTGACCGAAGAACTTGGGGAAGTCAAAGTCCAGCCCGAAATCGTCAAGCCGGCCATTGACGCCGTATCGCATTTTACCGTGCCGATTGAACAATTGGTGTACATCCCGCCGACGATGAGCCCGACACCCAAACCATCCCGGTTGGCTGATTTTTTGGAACACCCACAAGAAGCGATCGACTATTACCGCAGCAACGGCATCGAGACGCTGATCGCAGAGAAAAAGCACATGGGCAGCCGGGCCGTCTTATTGCTGTTTGAAAACAAAGAAGCGGCACTTAAGCATACCGGCATGGAGACACTCGGCATCATCCACACCCGCACTGGGAAACGCTTTTTTGATGCGGAAACGGAGCAGCTTGTGGTCGAGCGGCTGAACCGTGAATTGGCGCAGAAAGATTATTTCCGCAAGTACGGCACCGATTTCGTCTTACTGGATGCCGAAGTCATGCCGTGGAACCTGAAAGCGAAAGAACTGATCAACGGCCAGTATGCCCACGTGGCTGAAAACGCCATACTGGACCGGTCGTCGTTACTGACGAAGCTGTCAAACGCTTCTGCGGGCAATGAAGAACTGAAAAAATGGCTCGGAGAATATGAGCAGAAGCTGGAGAATGCCCACACCTTCCGCGACGTTTTCCAGAAATACTGCTGGGAAGTGGACGGGGTCGAGTCGATTCAGATTGCGCCGTTTCACGTGCTCGCCCACAGCGAGGAAACGTTCTTTGACAAGCCGCATACATGGCACATGGCAATGAACCGTGAATTTGCAGAAGGGTCAGAGTTGTTTGTTGCGACCGAATTCAAAGTCATTAGAGATGAAGCGAGCGAACAAGAAGTGATTGACTGGTGGCGGCAGATGACCGAAGAAGGCCATGAAGGCATTGTCATCAAGCCCGAGTCTTACGTCGCGAGAAATAGAGGCAAGCTGCTTCAGCCAGCGATCAAAGTCCGGGGCAGCAAGTACTTGAGCATCATTTACGGCATGGACTACTTGGAACCGGAAAACCTCTGCTGCCTGAAAAACCGCAATACCGGCAAGAAACAGAAAATGGCCTTGAAGGAATTTGCCTTGGGGCTGGAAGGCATTTCGCGTTTCCAAAACGGGGAATCGATCGAACGGGTCCATGAATGCGTGTTAGCGACACTCGCACTGGAATCGGATCCGGTCGATCCGCGCTTATAA